A window of the Halolamina sp. CBA1230 genome harbors these coding sequences:
- a CDS encoding AAC(3) family N-acetyltransferase, with translation MGRLGAYAHAARSLLREPWRGRATVERTRPDALREALSSFDAEEGTSSGSQTQSDDADTVVVYAGLSDVAAAFGGDPYERLRDGLFEAFDAVLTPGFTFSFRESGFVDLDRALPEVGAFGRRFLADATFRTDDPVFSLLGADAFAFETDGADCSYAPGGYWDELHDRDVLYLNVGTDRFRCSAFHVAEVRHEVPYVSRTALRGKVRRNGRLDAVTHSIPTDDYWRRFARQKVQRDLGDALLDRSVGGVRIQGCRAGAVDALLDERLGSDPYYLVT, from the coding sequence ATGGGTAGACTCGGCGCGTACGCCCACGCCGCCCGGTCGCTGCTCCGGGAGCCCTGGCGCGGGCGGGCGACGGTCGAACGGACCCGTCCGGACGCGCTCCGCGAGGCGCTCTCGTCGTTCGACGCCGAAGAGGGAACCTCTTCGGGCAGTCAGACGCAGTCTGACGACGCCGACACGGTCGTCGTCTACGCGGGGCTCTCTGACGTGGCGGCCGCGTTCGGCGGCGACCCGTACGAGCGCCTGCGGGACGGGCTGTTCGAGGCGTTCGACGCGGTGCTCACGCCCGGGTTCACGTTCTCCTTCCGGGAGTCCGGGTTCGTGGACCTCGACCGCGCGCTGCCGGAGGTAGGGGCGTTCGGTCGGCGCTTCCTCGCGGACGCCACGTTCCGCACCGACGATCCGGTGTTCTCGCTGCTCGGCGCCGACGCGTTCGCGTTCGAGACCGACGGGGCCGACTGTAGCTACGCGCCCGGCGGCTACTGGGACGAGCTCCACGATCGAGACGTGCTCTACCTGAACGTCGGCACCGATCGCTTCCGCTGTTCGGCGTTCCACGTCGCCGAGGTGCGCCACGAGGTTCCCTACGTCTCGCGGACAGCGCTCCGGGGGAAGGTCCGACGGAACGGTCGTCTCGACGCCGTCACCCATTCGATCCCGACCGACGACTACTGGCGGCGGTTCGCTCGGCAGAAGGTGCAGCGAGACCTCGGCGACGCGCTGCTCGATCGGTCCGTGGGCGGCGTCCGGATCCAGGGCTGTCGCGCGGGCGCCGTCGACGCCCTGCTCGACGAGCGCCTCGGTTCGGACCCGTACTACCTCGTGACGTAG
- a CDS encoding GNAT family N-acetyltransferase encodes MSIEVTTTDDAERWNELLTDTPRATGFHHAAALSVLERHTGATCHRLVGYKGEEPVGVFPVFTTRKGPVTVAVSPPPNVKLPYLGPRMLDRQQLKRRRAEKRNRRFVDACLEWLEAEHDPDYTSIRTTPGYDDVRPFLWQEYDATLRYTYVVDIDREPDELLSAFSTDARKNVTDEYDVNYELAEGDADDIDLIVEQVRERHAEQDESFELGSDLVRDLYESLPEGVIRPYVCRIDGEFTGGFVNVEFGGRGICWIGGAKPSVDLPVNDLLDWAYITDARERGVESYDLAGANNPRIARFKAKFAPELVPYYALEAGSRTMTTLTKLYGSLRG; translated from the coding sequence ATGAGTATTGAGGTCACCACCACCGACGACGCGGAGCGATGGAACGAGCTACTGACCGACACCCCCCGGGCGACTGGGTTCCACCACGCCGCGGCGCTTTCCGTGCTGGAGCGCCACACCGGCGCGACGTGCCACCGCCTCGTCGGCTACAAGGGCGAGGAGCCGGTGGGCGTGTTCCCGGTGTTCACGACCCGGAAGGGGCCCGTGACCGTGGCGGTCTCGCCGCCGCCGAACGTGAAACTCCCCTACCTCGGCCCCCGGATGCTCGACCGCCAGCAGCTGAAGCGCCGGCGGGCGGAGAAGCGCAACCGCCGGTTCGTCGACGCCTGTCTGGAGTGGCTCGAGGCCGAACACGACCCCGACTACACCTCGATCAGGACCACGCCGGGGTACGACGATGTGCGGCCGTTCCTCTGGCAGGAGTACGACGCCACGCTGCGGTACACCTACGTCGTGGACATCGACCGCGAGCCCGACGAGCTGCTGTCGGCGTTCAGCACCGACGCCCGGAAGAACGTCACCGACGAGTACGACGTGAACTACGAACTGGCGGAGGGCGACGCCGACGACATCGACCTGATCGTCGAGCAGGTGCGCGAACGCCACGCCGAGCAGGACGAGTCGTTCGAGCTCGGGAGCGACCTGGTGCGGGACCTGTACGAGTCGCTGCCCGAGGGGGTGATCCGGCCGTACGTCTGCCGGATCGACGGCGAGTTCACGGGCGGGTTCGTGAACGTGGAGTTCGGCGGGCGGGGGATCTGCTGGATCGGCGGCGCGAAACCGTCGGTCGACCTGCCCGTCAACGACCTGCTGGACTGGGCGTACATCACCGACGCCCGGGAGCGGGGGGTGGAGAGCTACGACCTCGCCGGCGCGAACAACCCCCGGATCGCCCGGTTCAAAGCCAAGTTCGCGCCGGAGCTGGTGCCGTACTACGCGCTGGAAGCAGGGAGCCGGACGATGACGACGCTCACGAAGCTGTACGGCTCGCTCCGCGGGTGA
- a CDS encoding SIMPL domain-containing protein, giving the protein MNRPLLAVALAGIVLLAGCSAPLQTATAAESDDATTVVTTGSGSVTADADLAVLSLSVVAVADSADAARSDAANRSSALVDALRDAGVDDDTITTAGYSLNAQYDREDADPTEYRAVHAYRVEVAPDEAGAAIDAAVADAAAEVWGVSFTLSADTRADLRAEAVGNAVADARADADAAADAAGLTVTGVDQVEVGSTPVFAGRTLESADASTELRPGPVTVEATVTVTYHAE; this is encoded by the coding sequence ATGAACCGCCCGCTACTCGCAGTCGCCCTCGCCGGCATCGTCCTGTTGGCCGGCTGTTCCGCACCGCTCCAGACCGCCACCGCGGCCGAATCCGACGACGCAACCACCGTCGTCACGACCGGGAGCGGGAGCGTAACGGCCGACGCCGACCTCGCAGTGCTCTCGCTGTCGGTCGTCGCCGTCGCCGACAGCGCCGACGCCGCCCGCAGCGACGCCGCGAACCGGTCGAGCGCGCTGGTCGACGCCCTCCGTGACGCGGGCGTCGACGACGACACGATCACCACCGCGGGCTACTCGTTGAACGCGCAGTACGACCGCGAGGACGCCGACCCCACGGAGTACCGCGCGGTCCACGCCTACCGCGTCGAAGTCGCCCCTGACGAGGCCGGGGCGGCTATCGACGCCGCCGTCGCCGACGCCGCCGCCGAAGTCTGGGGCGTGAGCTTCACGCTCTCGGCCGACACCCGCGCGGATCTGCGCGCCGAGGCGGTCGGGAACGCGGTCGCGGACGCGCGGGCCGACGCCGACGCTGCCGCCGACGCCGCGGGGCTGACCGTCACCGGCGTCGACCAGGTCGAAGTGGGCTCGACGCCCGTCTTCGCCGGCCGCACGCTGGAGTCCGCCGACGCGAGCACCGAGCTCCGCCCCGGCCCGGTGACCGTCGAGGCGACCGTCACCGTGACGTACCACGCCGAATAA
- a CDS encoding alkaline phosphatase family protein, giving the protein MRTLLVGLDGVCREVLDPLFDADRLPALSSLFDRGVVGPLESQIPPWTPSAWPSLYTGVNPGKHGAFDFLTFDGYDWGLVNRSHVREHALWELLDRHGRTSVVVNVPVTGPPRSFDGALVPGYVSPEEPTCHPEGLLDRIEAELGEYRVYAPEGVDGDEAVEWYQRLTRMRGEAFRFLADEYDPEFGFLQFQQTDTVFHERPEDDAAVRAVFEAVDEQIAETLDACDPDRVIVASDHGIGPYDGAEFRVNEFLAEQEYLRTTTGEGGMPSWTAIKDDETATPSTSERLVALASSLGLSSQRLGTLLERLGLKEFVLRHVSTDTVRAGTERVDFPDSAAYMRSRTELGVRINKAGRDPDGVVAPAEYPSVRNDLITALEAVRTPDGDPVFADVAPAEEYFEGPYVDEAVDIVTVPAGFDRLLSASLRGEPFGDPSEEWNHKPTGIVALAGEDVDTAAGLDEAHLFDVAPTVLSSLGVSPSTRMDGGTLPPVEAEPTDAYPPFDAAPDSTDDEDAVTRRLSQLGYIDDDEY; this is encoded by the coding sequence ATGCGGACGCTCCTGGTCGGGCTCGACGGGGTCTGCCGGGAGGTCCTCGATCCGCTGTTCGACGCCGACCGGCTCCCCGCGCTGTCGTCGCTGTTCGACCGCGGGGTCGTCGGCCCCCTCGAATCGCAGATCCCGCCGTGGACGCCGAGCGCGTGGCCGTCGCTGTACACCGGCGTCAACCCCGGGAAACACGGCGCGTTCGACTTCCTGACGTTCGACGGCTACGACTGGGGACTGGTGAACCGCAGCCACGTCCGGGAGCACGCGCTCTGGGAGCTGCTCGATCGCCACGGGCGCACAAGCGTCGTCGTGAACGTCCCCGTCACCGGCCCACCACGATCGTTCGACGGGGCGCTCGTCCCGGGGTACGTGAGCCCGGAGGAGCCCACCTGCCACCCCGAGGGACTGCTCGACCGGATCGAGGCCGAACTCGGGGAGTACCGCGTCTACGCCCCCGAGGGGGTCGACGGCGACGAGGCGGTCGAGTGGTACCAACGCCTGACACGGATGCGGGGCGAGGCGTTCCGCTTCCTGGCCGACGAGTACGACCCCGAGTTCGGCTTCCTCCAGTTCCAGCAGACCGACACCGTGTTCCACGAGCGCCCGGAGGACGATGCGGCCGTCCGCGCGGTGTTCGAGGCCGTCGACGAGCAGATCGCCGAGACGCTCGACGCCTGCGACCCCGACCGCGTGATCGTCGCCAGCGACCACGGGATCGGCCCGTACGACGGCGCCGAGTTCCGGGTCAACGAGTTCCTCGCCGAGCAGGAGTACCTCCGGACGACGACCGGCGAGGGCGGGATGCCCTCCTGGACCGCGATCAAGGACGACGAGACGGCGACGCCGTCGACGAGCGAACGGCTGGTCGCGCTGGCGTCCAGCCTCGGCCTCAGCAGCCAGCGCCTCGGCACCCTCCTCGAACGACTGGGGCTGAAGGAGTTCGTGCTCCGGCACGTCTCCACGGACACGGTCCGAGCCGGGACCGAACGCGTCGACTTCCCCGACTCCGCGGCGTACATGCGCTCGCGGACCGAGCTCGGCGTCCGGATCAACAAGGCGGGCCGGGACCCCGACGGCGTCGTCGCGCCCGCCGAATACCCCTCCGTTCGGAACGACCTGATCACCGCGCTCGAGGCCGTGCGAACGCCCGACGGCGACCCCGTGTTCGCGGACGTCGCCCCCGCCGAGGAGTACTTCGAGGGGCCGTACGTCGACGAGGCGGTCGACATCGTCACCGTCCCCGCCGGGTTCGATCGCCTGCTCTCGGCGTCGCTGCGCGGCGAGCCGTTCGGCGACCCGTCCGAGGAGTGGAACCACAAACCGACCGGGATCGTCGCGCTCGCCGGCGAGGACGTCGACACTGCGGCGGGGCTTGACGAGGCCCACCTGTTCGACGTGGCGCCGACGGTGCTCTCCTCGCTCGGCGTCTCCCCCTCGACCCGGATGGACGGCGGGACGCTCCCGCCGGTGGAAGCGGAGCCCACGGACGCCTACCCGCCGTTCGACGCCGCCCCGGACAGTACCGACGACGAAGACGCAGTCACCCGCCGGCTCTCACAGCTCGGCTACATCGACGACGATGAGTATTGA